The Microbacterium sp. SORGH_AS_0862 genome has a segment encoding these proteins:
- a CDS encoding acyl-CoA desaturase, whose translation MSLISATLASPLATLGPVRQTYARKEDFPPITRAYSQVSEVVRETGLLRRAAWFYALVGVALALAFGGAVAGFILLGDSWFQLLIAAALGVIFTQVAFLGHEAAHRQILTTGPANDRLARVLIGIVGTSYSWWDSKHSRHHANPNRVGKDPDIEVDTISFLDVDAAAARGLRRVITRKQGWFFFPLLTLEGLNLHFLSVKHLLSRGPIKGRGTELALIGGRFAIILAAVFLVLPVGMAFAFLGVMFAVFGVYMGASFAPNHKGMPVIDPDAKLDFFSKQVRTSRNIRGGWWATALMGGLNYQVEHHLFPSMARPHLAKTREIVRDFCSANDVPYTETSLLRSYAIVIEYLNRVGLAAGDPFDCPVTAQYRRV comes from the coding sequence ATGTCCCTCATCTCCGCCACGCTCGCATCCCCCCTCGCTACTCTCGGTCCGGTTCGCCAGACCTACGCCCGAAAAGAAGACTTCCCGCCGATCACCCGGGCATACAGCCAGGTTTCGGAGGTGGTGCGAGAGACCGGACTTCTGCGGCGCGCCGCCTGGTTCTACGCCCTCGTCGGCGTCGCACTCGCCCTCGCCTTCGGTGGGGCCGTCGCCGGCTTCATCCTCTTGGGCGACAGCTGGTTCCAGCTGCTGATCGCAGCGGCCCTCGGCGTGATCTTCACCCAGGTGGCCTTCCTCGGCCACGAGGCAGCACACCGCCAGATCCTGACGACGGGTCCCGCCAACGACCGGCTCGCCCGCGTCCTCATCGGCATCGTCGGCACCAGCTACTCGTGGTGGGACTCCAAGCACAGCCGTCACCACGCGAACCCGAACCGCGTCGGCAAAGACCCCGACATCGAGGTCGACACGATCTCTTTCCTCGATGTGGATGCGGCCGCAGCGCGCGGTCTCCGCCGCGTCATCACGCGCAAACAAGGGTGGTTCTTCTTCCCGCTGCTGACGCTCGAGGGGTTGAACCTGCATTTCCTGAGCGTGAAGCATCTGCTGTCGCGTGGACCGATCAAGGGTCGCGGCACTGAGCTCGCCCTGATCGGTGGACGTTTTGCGATCATCTTGGCTGCTGTCTTCCTGGTGCTCCCCGTGGGGATGGCCTTCGCCTTCCTGGGCGTCATGTTCGCCGTCTTCGGCGTGTACATGGGTGCGTCGTTCGCACCGAACCACAAGGGCATGCCCGTGATCGATCCGGACGCGAAACTCGACTTCTTCTCGAAGCAGGTTCGTACGTCGCGCAACATCCGCGGCGGATGGTGGGCCACCGCCCTCATGGGCGGACTCAATTACCAGGTCGAACACCATCTCTTCCCGAGCATGGCGCGCCCGCACCTGGCGAAGACCCGCGAGATCGTGCGGGACTTCTGCAGCGCGAACGATGTGCCCTATACGGAGACGTCGCTCCTGCGTTCGTACGCGATCGTCATCGAGTACCTCAACCGCGTCGGCCTCGCGGCCGGCGACCCGTTCGACTGCCCCGTGACGGCCCAGTACCGGCGAGTGTGA